GGAACGCGCTGCGGGCCTCGTGTTTCGGACGCGGAACATGAAGGGCCGTGACGAGCTCGCCGGGCAGCAGCGCCGTCTTGCGGACGCCGGTGACGAACGCTCCGAGCGGCAGGCGGCGAGCGCCGTCGCGGCTCGCCACCTCGACTTCGGCTTCGAGGGCCAGCAGGGCCGGCATGCCATCTGCCGCCGGCGAGGCGTTGCAGATGTTTCCCGCGATCGTGCCGGCATTCTGGATCTGCCGGCCGCCGACTTCGCGCGCCGCCTGCTTCAGCCCGTCGAACAGGGGAGGCAGGCCAGCTTCGACCAGTTCGCTCCAGGTCGTCGTGGCGCCCACGCGCCAGCCGTCGGCGGTTTCGGAAATGCCGCGAAGGGCCGCAATTGCCCCGATGTCGAGAATGTCTTCGGTGACGGGCCGTCCGACGCGGGCAGGATAGAAGTCGGTCCCGCCCGCAAGCACCATGAAGGGTCGGGTCAGTGCCTGGAGAGCCTCTTCAAGGCCTCGGGGTCGGAGATAGGCGCCCATATCGTTCGTGTACGTACGATGACACAGGACACGTACGAGTCAAACGATTGAGTCGGATTCAGATGATGCGCGACAGGAGTTCGAGGAGCTGCTTCTGCTCCTGGGCGCTGAGCGGCTTCAGCGTCTCGCGCGACACGGCCGGTCCGTTGAGCAGGAGCTTGTTGACCAGCTTCTGGCCTTCGGTGGTGAGACTGAGCAGGGTGCGGCGGGCATCGCCCGGATCGGGGCGCGAATCGACGAGGCCTCGTTCCTTCAGCCGGCGCACCACGCCCTGCATCGTGGCCTTGTCCATGCCCACAAGGCGACCGAGGAGGTTCTGCGACAGCTCGGTATATTCATCGAGCTTCGCGAGACTCGAATACTGCGTCGGTGTGATGTTGGGATCGCCGATGCCGACCTGGAAGATCGCGCTGGCGCGCTGATGCGCGCGACGCAGCAGATATCCGATCTGGTCTTCGATACGATAGGGTCGTGAGGCAGCGCTCGATGCCGTTTTCGGCTCGTGCTGTTTTTTTGCGACGTTGCTCCGCATCGCCCCCCCGGCTTGCTGCCTCTTGGCTACACCGGCGAAGCGCGTCGCACAACGGTCACATAACACTCTTTATCGAAGGTGAATGATCGGATCATCGATTCGCTCGCGCGATGCTGAAGGCGCGAACTTTTCGAGGTCCTGCAACCCGGAGCGTTTCCAAGCGGCGCAATGCCCGAGTCGGCCGCGCGGAGAATCGCGAGCCGGCTCTCATCTATCAAGCGCCTTCAAGGATTTACGGCGATGTTTTGCGACGCAATGGCTGGAACGATGACGCCGCCCCATGGCGATGTCAGTGTGACCGTACATTCATTCAACACAGGACAGGCAAATGCCCGGCGCGCTCGAAGGCATCAGGATCGTCGATCTCACGAACATCATCCTCGGCCCTTACGGCACGATGCTGCTGGCCGACCAGGGCGCCGACGTGATCAAGGTCGAGGCACCGGAGGGCGACGCGGTACGTCACATCGGCAAACCCGGCAAGACACCGGGGATGGGACCGACCTATCTCTATGTGAACCGCAACAAGCGCTCGCTCTGCCTCGACCTGAAGAACAAGGACGCGCGCGCCGCCCTGCTCAAGGTCATCGCAACGGCCGATGCCTTCGTCCATGCGCTGCGACCGCAGGCCATCAAGTCGCTGGGGCTGGACTACGAGGAGATCCGCAAGGTGAAGCCGGACATCGTCTATGTCGGCGCCTATGGCTATTCGGCCGAAGGTCCTTACGGAAAACTGCCAGCCTACGACGACGCCATCCAGGCGCGCTTCGGCATCGCCGACCTGATGGGCCGCGCCGCCGGCGACGACGTCCCGAAATATCCGCCGACCATCATCGCCGACAAGACGGTGGGCCTGACCTTCGCCTTCTCGACTCTTTCGGCCCTGATGCACCGCCAGCGCACCGGCGAGGGCCAGTTCGTCGAGGTGCCGATGTTCGAGACCATGTCGGCCTGGCTGCTGGTCGAGCATCTGTGGGAGCGGACCTTCAGCGACGAGGGCGAGGTCGGCTACACGCGCCTGCTGGCCCGGACCCGCAAGCCCTACCGCACGCTCGACGGCTGGATGGCGATCCTGCCCTACAACGACAAGCACTGGCGCAACTTCTTCGAGCTGGTCGGCCGCTCCGAGGTGCTGCAGGACCCGCGCTATTCGACCATCAACGCGCGCTCGATGCATATCGGCGACATGTACGCCATGGTCGAGGCGATTGCCCCGTCGAAGACCACGGCCGAATGGGTGAAGCTGCTCGACCAGGCACAGATCCCCAACGCGCCGGTGTCCAAGCCGGCCGACCTGTTCGAGGACCCGCACCTGATCTGGCGCAAGCTGTTCAAGAAGTATCCGCACCCGTCGGAAGGCGAGATCATGATGGTCGAGCCGCCGATGACCATGAGCAAGACACCGCCTTCGATCCGCACCATGGCGCCGCTGCAGGGGCAGGATTCCCGTGCCGTGCTGGCCGAGGCGGGCGTCACCGCCGCCGACATCGAGGCGCTGAAGACGTCCGGCGCGCTTATCGAGCCGTCATAGTCCCGGCGGATCTTTCGACGGCCAGTTCGGCGGCGGCGAGATCTTCCAGCGCCGCCCCGACCGACTTGAACAAGGTAATCGAGGCAGCATCGCCGGTCGCGCGGCCGGGCTGCTGGCCGCGGGCCAGTTCGAACAGGTCGCCGATCACATGCGCCTCTCCGATGGCGCCGCTGGCGATGGCCTGGACGACGTCGCCGCCTTCCTTCAGCGCACCGGCGCGCGTGTCGACGTAGAGGCGGGCCCGCTGCACCGCGCGGTCGTCGCTCTCGCGCATCTGGGGTGTGTAGGCTCCGACCAGATCGATATGTTGCCCTTCGCGCAGCCACTCGCCCTCGACCAGGGGCGCCTTGGAGAGCGTGGCACAGGAAATGATATCGGCCTCCTGCACGGCGGCCTTGAGGTCGCTGACTGCCCGGACGCCGACCGCACGGCCGATCGCGGCCGGCAGGGTCGCCGAAAGCCGGGCCGCCAGTGTCTCGGCCTGCGCCGGGGTGCGTCCCCAGATGGCCACCTCCGTGATCGGTCGCACCTTGGCGTGAACCCGGATCAGCTCGGGCGCCAGCGCGCCGGTGCCGATCATCAGCAGGCGCGAGGCATCGGGCCGCGACAGGTAGCGCGAGGCGAGACCCGAGGCGCAGGCGGTGCGCCGCTTGGTCAGCATCGTGCCGTCGAGCAGCGCCAGCGTGGCGCCGGTCGTGCCGTCGAGCAGCAGGTACTGGCCGTAGATCGATGGCAACGCGCGCTTGCCGTTCTCGGGGAACACCGTCACGACCTTGACGCCGACATGGGCGGACGGGCCCGTGGTCCAGGCCGGCATCAGGAGCAGCATCGCATCGGCCGACCCCGCGCCGAGCGCCTCCCGGATCGGATGATGGTGACGGACCGGCATCTCGCAGCCCGCGCGGAACAGCGCGTCGAGCCGGTCGATCAGGGCGATGTCATCCAGGGCGGCGTCGATCTCGGACGCCGAGAGAACCTTCACGAAAGCGGGCCGCGCGCGGCGCGGGAACCGAGTTCGGGCGCGACCAGTGCGCTCTGACGCTCCAGCGCCCGCTGGTCGCGGGGCGCAAGGCCGGCCGGCGCCGCGGCCTGCTGCGCTGTCTGCACGGCCTTGAGGCGCGCCACCTCACGATCCAGGCGGGCGGCCTCGCCACCCGCCTCACGGGCCCGGCGGCGATGATGCCGGCCGGCCCACCAGCCCATGCTCAGCCCCGCCAGGACGCCCAGCATCAGCATGGCGATGACCAGCAGATAGACCGGCAGCACGATGATGTGCGGCAGCGGCCACAGCGCGAGCTGCACGGGCTGGGTATTGCTGACGGCCACCAGCACGCCGATCAGGATGAACACCAGGAAAAGGATGCGGGAGAGGATTTTCATGCGGGGTGGAGAATGCCACACCGCGCCCCTGCGACGCGAGGCGAACGATCAGGCCGGGGTTACTTCTTGTCGTCGTCCGCGGACTCGGGTGGCAGCAGGCCGGCGGCGCGCGCGGCCTCCTTGTTCAGCCGGTCGCGCAGGTCCTTGCCGGTCTTGAAATAGGGCACGCGCTTGGAGGCCACCGCGACCTGCTCGCCGGTGCGCGGATTGCGGCCGGTGCGCGGATCGCGCTTTTTCACGGAGAATGCCCCGAAGCCGCGCAATTCGACCCGGTGACCGGAAGCCAGCGCCTTTGAGATCTCGTCGAACACGGTGGCGACGATCCGCTCGACGTCCCTCTGGTAGAGGTGCGGATTCCGGGCCGCCAGGCGGGCAATCAGCTCGGACTTGGTCATCGCGTTTCCATGAACGGGGCGATTCAGCCCCAGAGCACAATGATTAAGTCCTTGATATTAAACTCAATAACGGGATCGTCAAGCCTAAGTCCTTGAAACCAAAAGAAAAGGCCGACCCTTGCGGGCCGGCCCTTCCGTAAACCATGAGAAACCGGCTTACTTTTCGTCGCCGGCTTCGGCCTTCTTCTTGAGGGCCGCGCCCAGGATGTCGCCCAGGCTGGCGCCGGAGTCAGACGAACCGAAGTCGGCCATCGCCTTCTTCTCCTCGTCGAGCTCGCGGGCCTTGACCGACAGCACGACCCGGCGCGAGGCCTTGTCGATGTTGGTGATCTTGGCATCGAGCTTGTCGCCGATCGCGTAGCGGTCGGGACGCTGCTCGGAGCGGTCGCGGCTGAGCTCGGTCTTGCGGATGAAACCCGGGATGCCGTCCTGCACCGTGACTTCGATGCCATTGTCCTGGATGCCGGCCACAATGACCGTGACGACGTCACCCTTCTTGGCAACCACACCGACTGCCTCGAACGGGTCGTTGGCAAGCTGCTTGATGCCGAGCGAGATGCGTTCCTTGTCCATGTCGACGTCGAGGACCTTGACCTTGACCTGGTCGCCCTTCTTGAAGTCGCGGATCGCCTCCTCGCCGGCCTTGTCCCAGCTCAGGTCGCTGAGATGGACCATGCCGTCGATGTCGCCGGGCAGGCCCACGAACAGGCCGAACTCGGTGATGTTGCGGACCTCGCCCTCGAGTTCCGTACCGGCCGGGAACTGCTCGGCGAAGCTCTCCCACGGGTTGGCCATGCACTGCTTGAGGCCGAGCGAGATGCGGCGCTTGGACATGTCGACGTCCAGCACCATCACTTCGACTTCCTGCGACGTCGACACGATCTTGCCGGGGTGCACGTTCTTCTTGGTCCAGCTCATCTCCGAGACGTGCACCAGACCCTCGACACCCGGCTCCAGCTCGACGAACGCGCCGTAGTCGGTGATGTTGGTGACGCGGCCCTTGAGCTTGAGGTTGACCGGGTACTTCGCACCCGCGCCGTCCCACGGATCGCTCATCAGCTGCTTCATGCCGAGCGAGATACGCTGCGTCTCGGGATTGAAGCGGACGACCTGCACCTTGACCTGCTGGCCGATGGTGAGGGCTTCCGACGGATGGTTGATGCGCTTCCAGGCGATGTCGGTGACATGGAGCAGGCCATCGACGCCGCCCAGATCCACGAACGCGCCGTAGTCGGTGATGTTCTTGACGACGCCGTCGAGCACCTGGCCCTCGGACAGCGCGCCCATCAGGCGCGTACGGTCTTCGGCGCGGGTCTCTTCCATGACGGCGCGACGCGACACGACGATGTTGCCGCGGCGACGGTCCATCTTGAGGATCGCGAACTGCTGGGCCTGGCCCATCAGCGGGCCGACATCGCGCACCGGGCGCACGTCGACCTGGCTGCCCGGCAGGAAGGCCACGGCGCCCGACAGGTCGACCGTGAAGCCACCCTTCACGCGGCCGAAGATCGTGCCCATGACACGTTCCTGGTCGGTGAAAGCCTTCTCGAGAACGGTCCAGGCCTCTTCGCGGCGAGCCTTGTCGCGCGACAGGACGGCCTCGCCCTCCTTGTTTTCCATGCGGTCGACGAAGATGTCGACGGTGTCGCCTTCCTTGACCTCGGGGGCCCCGGTGCCGCCGTTGGCGAACTCACGCAGGGCGACGCGGCCCTCGGACTTCAAGCCGACGTCGATGGTGACGAAATCGTTGGCGATGCGAATGACGCGGCCCTTGACGACCTGTCCTTCGAAGCTCGTCGAACCGCCCAGCGATTCGTCGAGTAGTGCTGCGAACTCGTCGCTCGACGTGTCGTTCGCGGGTTTACGGAGGGCGCTGCCCTTTGCCATGTAGAACTCTCCATCATCGATCCCGGGACCCTTGTCCCGTCGGCCAACCGGTTAAGTCCGGCGGATCCACTGCCTTTGAAAACACCGACGCAAGGACGACACGTCCCGGCGCAATCGCCGCTGAAAATCTTCGATCTTCCGGCGGCGACTTACGGCCCGGAAGATCGAAAGCCCTTGCGCTCGATGAATGCCAAAGCCGCGGCGAAAGCCGCATCGGCATCCATGTCGCTGGTATCGAGGTGGAAAGCATCGGGTGCGGCTTTAAGAGGTGCTGCCGCCCGTTCGCTGTCGCGACGGTCCCGCTCCGCCATCTCGGCAAGAACGCGCGGCTTTATAGTGTCCACCCCCTTGGCGCGCAACTCCCGGTACCGCCGTTCCGCCCGCGCCTCGGCGCTGGCCGTCACGAACAGCTTTATCGGAGCCCCAGGGCAGATCACGGTGCCCACGTCCCGCCCGTCGAGCACCGCCCCGGAGGCCTGACTCGCGAATTTCTTCTGGAAATCCAACAGCTTGGCCCGGACTTCCGGCAGCGCCGCGACCTTCGAGGCAGCCTGGCCCGCCACGTCGGTGCGCAACTCGGGATTCCCGAGATCGGCCGGCTCCAGCCCGGCGGCAACCTCTTCCGGCGGACGGCCGGTCTGCTCCGCCTTCAGCCCGACCGCCCGGTAGAGCAAGCCGGTATCGAGATGGGGCAGGCCGAAATGAGCCGCCAGGCGTCGTGCCAGCGTGCCCTTGCCGGCCGCCGACGGCCCGTCGATGGCGATGATGGGGGCAATGACGGTGCCAGCCACGGGCTTCGTCACGCCGCCTCGATCCGGGCCCCGAGGGCGCCCATCAGGTGGGCGAAGCCCGGGAAGCTGGTGTCGATCGGCGAGCCGTCGTCGACCGCCACGCCCTCGCGCGAGGCCAGCCCCAGCACGAGGAACGCCATGGCGATGCGATGATCGAGATGGGTGACGACCGTCCCGCCGCCCGCCGGCGTCGCGCCGGTACCGTGCACGAACAGCGTGTCGGCGCCCATCTCGTGGCTGACGCCGTTGACGGTCAGGCCGGCCGAGACGCTGGCCAACCGGTCGCTTTCCTTGGCCCGCAGCTCGGCCAGGCCCAGCATCCGCGTGGTGCCGCGGGCGCAGGCGGCCGCGACGGCCAGGATCGGATACTCGTCGATCATCGAGGGCGCGCGCTCCGGGGGCACCTCGACGCCGGTCAGCTCGCTGCCCCTGACGCGCAGGTCGGCCACCGGCTCGCCGCCGACCTCGCGGCGATTCTCCTCTGTGATGTCGGCGCCCATCTCGCGCAGCGTGTCGTAGAGGCCGGCGCGCAGCGGGTTGAGGCCGACATTCTCGACCGTCACGTCGCTGCCCGGCCGGATGGCCGCCGCCACGACGGCGAAGGCCGCCGACGAGGGATCGCCCGGCACGACGATGTCGCGCGCCTTGAGTTCGGGCCAGCCGACCACGGTGATGCGCTTGCCGCCGCCCTCGGCCGGACCGACCCGCACCTCGGCACCGAAATGGCGCAGCATGCGCTCGGTATGGTCGCGCGTGGCCTCGGGCTCGATCACGGTGGTCTCGCCCGCCGTGTTGAGGCCCGCCAGCAGGATCGCGCTCTTGACCTGGGCCGAGGCCACGGGGAGGCGGTATTCGATCGGCACCATCTCGTCGGTGCCGACGATGGCGAGCGGCATGCGGCCGCCCTCGCGCGCCTCGAAGCGGGCGCCCATCTGCGACAGCGGTACGATGACCCGCTGCATCGGACGGCGGCGCAGCGAGGCGTCGCCGGTCATGAAGCTGGTGAAGCGGTGGCTGGCCAGGATGCCCGAGAGCAGCCGCGCCGAGGTGCCGGAATTGCCGAGGTCGAGCACATTGTCGGGCTCGCGCGCGCCGCCGACGCCAAATCCGCGCACGCGCCATGCACCGCCGCCTTCATGGTCGACCTGCGCGCCCAGCGCCCGCAGGGCGGCGGCGGTGGCGAGCACGTCCTCGCCTTCCAGCAGGCCTGTGATCTTCGTTTCGCCCAGCGCAAGCGCGCCGAACATCAGGGAGCGATGGGAGACCGACTTGTCGCCGGGCGCCCGGACGCGTCCCTGCAACCGGTCCACGGGACGGGCGATCAGCTTGGCCGGAGCGGCGTGAGCGGACAGGGCGGACTCCACGGCAGAGGGTCGGACGGAAGGCCGCATGGCGGCGCGGCGCCGTCCTAGCACGCCGGAATTTGGTTTTGACAGGGTGAAAGACGCGTGACATACGCCCTCCCTCGCGGCCCGTTCGGCCGATTCCAGCTTATTTGCAGGAGATTCAGCGTGGTCAAAGCAAGCTGGGGCACCAAACGCACCTGCCAGAGCTGTGCAGCGCGCTTCTACGACCTGAACAAGAGCCCGATCAAATGCCCGAAGTGCGGGCGTGAGCACGATCGCGAGGACTTCGTGAAGGTCCGCCGGGGTCGCGGCGCCGCCGCGGCGACGGCAGCAGCGGCAGCCGCCGCGGCAGCGGCAGCGGCCAAGGCAGCGGCCGCCAAGAAGAAGGTGGACGATCTGGACGGCGACGACTTGCCCGATGCGGACGGCGACGACGCGCTGGCGGCGGACGACCTGGACGATGACGAGGACGATATCGAGGTTGAGGTCGAAGTCGACGATAAGGGAGAAGGCGACCGCTAGAGGCAGTTGCAAGCGCGCGAGGCATTAATTATACCTCCCGCCTTCCCAAGGATTTCGGGGCCATAGCTCAGCTGGGAGAGCGCTACAATGGCATTGTAGAGGTCAACGGTTCGATCCCGTTTGGCTCCACCAACTAAAACAAGGGCTCAGTCGGAAACGACTGGGCCCTTCGTTTTTCCAGGGACACGGCGACTTCAGTTCATCGGTTCGCAGGCTTGGCGACTGGTGTTCCGTTAGGTCGGGACACAGGATCGGGCAACTGCGATGCCGCCAAGTGTGAAGGCGTGGCACGGCGGACGAACAAGATCGGCGCCCACGAGGTGGTCCGAAGTTAAGGTGAGTGGAAGCGGTCGTTTGAAGCGAGCGTGAGCATTGCCCGCGGAACGCTCGCCCACGCCAGCCGCAGTATCATTTTCCCCGTGATCGGGCGCGGCGGCGAGGCCGTTGGCCGGGGTCTTGCGGGCTTCGCATTCCAGAGCGTTTCTCGCGCGCGCGGGAATTAGCAAGCGGAAAAGCCCGTGCCGGAACTGACGAATAAAAGGCCAAAGGAGATTCAGTGCTTGTTACCACTCAATATTTACTCGCTATTGATGCAAGTAATTCTTTGGGGGCTCGCAGATGGCAACGATTATTCAATCGACGGATACGCACGTCTCGACCAGCCCCGCGTACACGCTAAACCCTGGCGACTATTTCTACCAAGTAGCCGGCATCAATTTGACCACAACCGATGGGAGTCTTCCGGCCATCCTCGCGACCGGAAATGGAACCGTCGACATCCACGGCACAGTATTTTCGCCGAACGTTGCGATCGGCGGACCTCTCACAGCGGTGATCATCGCATCTGGCGCCGATGTCACCGGCGGTTCGACCGGTCTGCAGACACTCAACACAAGTACTCAAAACCACTACGCGATCAACGGGAGCCTGACTGGAGGAACATACGGCCTCAATTCCTCCGGATCGAACATGCTTTATCTGCACGTCGGAGCGACCGGTATCGTGACCGGGTTAGACTCGAACGGCATAAATCTGAATCATGACATCGTGTTCGCTTCCATCGATGGCAGCGTGTCCGGCGTGCAGGGCATCGGGCAGTCGTCCACCAACGGCTTCTTCGTACTCAACATGACTGCGGGCGCGAAGGCCACGGCTACGTCTTCCTATGGCATCAATTTCGCGAATAGCGGCTACCTGGCGATCAATGGACAAGCAGCCGGCACCACCGGCATCAACAGCACAACGAGCCAACAAGTTACGATCACGGTAGGAACGAGCGGCAGCGCCGCCGGGTCGTGGGGTGACGGCATTGCTTTCATGTCGCAGTCGGCAACGATTGCGATCAATGGCGACGTGAACGGTTCGTTCAATGGTCTGCGCGGTGCGGCGAGCATGGGCACGAGCAGCATTGCGGTCGGTGCGGACGGCTTTGTCAGCGGTGGCAACTACGGCATTTACGTGGACAACAACGCGACCGTCAGTGTCGCAGGCACTGTGAGCGGCATCAATTCCTGGGGCATCCAGACCGGGACATACAGCGAGGCCGGCGAAATCTATGTCCATGCCGGTGGTCTCGTCACGGGCGGCGGCGGATCCAGCGGCGGCGCCGTCAGAACCCGTGGCACGCACGTCATCACCAATGACGGAACGATCTCGTCGACAGACGGGGTCGGCGTACTCGCCGACGGTGCTGGCTACCTGCTCAATACCGGGATCATCTCGGGCAGCACGG
This DNA window, taken from Reyranella humidisoli, encodes the following:
- a CDS encoding TIGR02300 family protein; the encoded protein is MVKASWGTKRTCQSCAARFYDLNKSPIKCPKCGREHDREDFVKVRRGRGAAAATAAAAAAAAAAAAKAAAAKKKVDDLDGDDLPDADGDDALAADDLDDDEDDIEVEVEVDDKGEGDR
- the ihfB gene encoding integration host factor subunit beta, with protein sequence MNRPVHGNAMTKSELIARLAARNPHLYQRDVERIVATVFDEISKALASGHRVELRGFGAFSVKKRDPRTGRNPRTGEQVAVASKRVPYFKTGKDLRDRLNKEAARAAGLLPPESADDDKK
- a CDS encoding CaiB/BaiF CoA transferase family protein, encoding MPGALEGIRIVDLTNIILGPYGTMLLADQGADVIKVEAPEGDAVRHIGKPGKTPGMGPTYLYVNRNKRSLCLDLKNKDARAALLKVIATADAFVHALRPQAIKSLGLDYEEIRKVKPDIVYVGAYGYSAEGPYGKLPAYDDAIQARFGIADLMGRAAGDDVPKYPPTIIADKTVGLTFAFSTLSALMHRQRTGEGQFVEVPMFETMSAWLLVEHLWERTFSDEGEVGYTRLLARTRKPYRTLDGWMAILPYNDKHWRNFFELVGRSEVLQDPRYSTINARSMHIGDMYAMVEAIAPSKTTAEWVKLLDQAQIPNAPVSKPADLFEDPHLIWRKLFKKYPHPSEGEIMMVEPPMTMSKTPPSIRTMAPLQGQDSRAVLAEAGVTAADIEALKTSGALIEPS
- a CDS encoding (d)CMP kinase yields the protein MTKPVAGTVIAPIIAIDGPSAAGKGTLARRLAAHFGLPHLDTGLLYRAVGLKAEQTGRPPEEVAAGLEPADLGNPELRTDVAGQAASKVAALPEVRAKLLDFQKKFASQASGAVLDGRDVGTVICPGAPIKLFVTASAEARAERRYRELRAKGVDTIKPRVLAEMAERDRRDSERAAAPLKAAPDAFHLDTSDMDADAAFAAALAFIERKGFRSSGP
- a CDS encoding ornithine cyclodeaminase family protein — translated: MKVLSASEIDAALDDIALIDRLDALFRAGCEMPVRHHHPIREALGAGSADAMLLLMPAWTTGPSAHVGVKVVTVFPENGKRALPSIYGQYLLLDGTTGATLALLDGTMLTKRRTACASGLASRYLSRPDASRLLMIGTGALAPELIRVHAKVRPITEVAIWGRTPAQAETLAARLSATLPAAIGRAVGVRAVSDLKAAVQEADIISCATLSKAPLVEGEWLREGQHIDLVGAYTPQMRESDDRAVQRARLYVDTRAGALKEGGDVVQAIASGAIGEAHVIGDLFELARGQQPGRATGDAASITLFKSVGAALEDLAAAELAVERSAGTMTAR
- a CDS encoding MarR family winged helix-turn-helix transcriptional regulator, whose product is MRSNVAKKQHEPKTASSAASRPYRIEDQIGYLLRRAHQRASAIFQVGIGDPNITPTQYSSLAKLDEYTELSQNLLGRLVGMDKATMQGVVRRLKERGLVDSRPDPGDARRTLLSLTTEGQKLVNKLLLNGPAVSRETLKPLSAQEQKQLLELLSRII
- the aroA gene encoding 3-phosphoshikimate 1-carboxyvinyltransferase, which codes for MSAHAAPAKLIARPVDRLQGRVRAPGDKSVSHRSLMFGALALGETKITGLLEGEDVLATAAALRALGAQVDHEGGGAWRVRGFGVGGAREPDNVLDLGNSGTSARLLSGILASHRFTSFMTGDASLRRRPMQRVIVPLSQMGARFEAREGGRMPLAIVGTDEMVPIEYRLPVASAQVKSAILLAGLNTAGETTVIEPEATRDHTERMLRHFGAEVRVGPAEGGGKRITVVGWPELKARDIVVPGDPSSAAFAVVAAAIRPGSDVTVENVGLNPLRAGLYDTLREMGADITEENRREVGGEPVADLRVRGSELTGVEVPPERAPSMIDEYPILAVAAACARGTTRMLGLAELRAKESDRLASVSAGLTVNGVSHEMGADTLFVHGTGATPAGGGTVVTHLDHRIAMAFLVLGLASREGVAVDDGSPIDTSFPGFAHLMGALGARIEAA
- a CDS encoding beta strand repeat-containing protein; this encodes MATIIQSTDTHVSTSPAYTLNPGDYFYQVAGINLTTTDGSLPAILATGNGTVDIHGTVFSPNVAIGGPLTAVIIASGADVTGGSTGLQTLNTSTQNHYAINGSLTGGTYGLNSSGSNMLYLHVGATGIVTGLDSNGINLNHDIVFASIDGSVSGVQGIGQSSTNGFFVLNMTAGAKATATSSYGINFANSGYLAINGQAAGTTGINSTTSQQVTITVGTSGSAAGSWGDGIAFMSQSATIAINGDVNGSFNGLRGAASMGTSSIAVGADGFVSGGNYGIYVDNNATVSVAGTVSGINSWGIQTGTYSEAGEIYVHAGGLVTGGGGSSGGAVRTRGTHVITNDGTISSTDGVGVLADGAGYLLNTGIISGSTVGILYTDTFSTSDVLTTVNTGTISGGPDPAIAVGPNFFAYDATGSIGTDRFINEGDIIGDVRLGQHAGSNFVNAGTLTGSVYLGTGGQVANSALGTVSGMMVGGTGNDAIVGGQNGGLLLGNAGNDMIYANPTQAAADNHATATLAGGTGTNALYGGGGFNVFVGGDTNGGYNQIWGGASGMSGLSFDFTNNTITFASLNPSQSVYVDLLNGHNAYINSGPNQSGTYVYEDSIVNVPNVIGSSSGDVIIADNGIDRIQGNGGADALYAGTGLSSQDTFVYTSYADSNLNTGYDTIVGFKLGIDKIDLSALFTDGSHLAISTAGTSNTLYIEVTPGTFNPATDLALIVNATTNLGLTAVDFIF
- a CDS encoding FAD binding domain-containing protein, whose amino-acid sequence is MGAYLRPRGLEEALQALTRPFMVLAGGTDFYPARVGRPVTEDILDIGAIAALRGISETADGWRVGATTTWSELVEAGLPPLFDGLKQAAREVGGRQIQNAGTIAGNICNASPAADGMPALLALEAEVEVASRDGARRLPLGAFVTGVRKTALLPGELVTALHVPRPKHEARSAFLKLGARRYLVISIAMASVVVEVSNRTVAAARIAVGACSPVAQRLPDLERTLVGVPVDAHLGERVEPRHLAPLSPIDDVRGSAGYRGEVALVLLRRLLSEVAA
- a CDS encoding lipopolysaccharide assembly protein LapA domain-containing protein, giving the protein MKILSRILFLVFILIGVLVAVSNTQPVQLALWPLPHIIVLPVYLLVIAMLMLGVLAGLSMGWWAGRHHRRRAREAGGEAARLDREVARLKAVQTAQQAAAPAGLAPRDQRALERQSALVAPELGSRAARGPLS
- the rpsA gene encoding 30S ribosomal protein S1, translated to MAKGSALRKPANDTSSDEFAALLDESLGGSTSFEGQVVKGRVIRIANDFVTIDVGLKSEGRVALREFANGGTGAPEVKEGDTVDIFVDRMENKEGEAVLSRDKARREEAWTVLEKAFTDQERVMGTIFGRVKGGFTVDLSGAVAFLPGSQVDVRPVRDVGPLMGQAQQFAILKMDRRRGNIVVSRRAVMEETRAEDRTRLMGALSEGQVLDGVVKNITDYGAFVDLGGVDGLLHVTDIAWKRINHPSEALTIGQQVKVQVVRFNPETQRISLGMKQLMSDPWDGAGAKYPVNLKLKGRVTNITDYGAFVELEPGVEGLVHVSEMSWTKKNVHPGKIVSTSQEVEVMVLDVDMSKRRISLGLKQCMANPWESFAEQFPAGTELEGEVRNITEFGLFVGLPGDIDGMVHLSDLSWDKAGEEAIRDFKKGDQVKVKVLDVDMDKERISLGIKQLANDPFEAVGVVAKKGDVVTVIVAGIQDNGIEVTVQDGIPGFIRKTELSRDRSEQRPDRYAIGDKLDAKITNIDKASRRVVLSVKARELDEEKKAMADFGSSDSGASLGDILGAALKKKAEAGDEK